Proteins from a genomic interval of Desulfitibacter alkalitolerans DSM 16504:
- a CDS encoding NHLP bacteriocin export ABC transporter permease/ATPase subunit, protein MSNLKVRDLFVQEGTKISIVWNKPQILDDDKHVWMVEQGKVSIFLTTLPKGNMIGRKKFLFDVEQGELLFGVTPEGVPPKGFLASGLVGTNILRLEINKLRELFEKQVSEEAASLVAKWLEALAKVSIKEEEAHEETASAKERFNEQEYLNDPMYMKYYHSQILQSAYKMWQDNYTIEKQRLQEKVSFDSRLMANSISKLVTINSNEKTISLNEVSGDNLLDACRLVGRVMNMDIEPPPANNAVSQSIIQVDDIARASRIRTREVALTGQWYKQDCGPILGYLEEDDRPIALIPASPKKYIMHDFAAGEKKVVDRETALKIKRFGFVFYRPFKNEKITFKEIISFGYQSCWKRDLVMIAIMGILGGILGTAIPLATGIVFSSIIPEGQRGQLLQIAFFLGASALAAMLFQLVRSIAVLRMEGKMEGSLQAAVWDRLLSLPVPFFKEFSSGELAMRAMGITRIRMILSGVTLNTILSSIFSVFTFALLFYYDIRLAWVAAILVTMAIVVMISLGYWQVRYERKVLEISNNISGMMLQLIGGISKFRVSGAERRAFYQWSKDFAIQRQLTFKRETLANWLATFNAFFPIMASMVIFYTLTSSNSNLSPGQFIAFNSAFIAFMLSMVSLSESLISANIIIPLYQRARPILETLPEYDDTKINPRPLTGAVEVSHVSFRYKKDGPLILQDVSFQINKGDYVALVGTSGCGKSTLLRVLLGFEKPETGKVYYNGQDLSKIDIRAVRQQLGVVLQNGQLMSGNIFSNIAGANPHLTIEDAWEAARLVGIEDDIREMPMGMHTFISEGAGTISGGQKQRLMIARAIINKPKIIFFDEATSALDNHSQAIVSQSLDRLQITRVIIAHRLSTIINCNKIIVMDQGKIVEMGTYQELMKNGGFFANLAKRQLA, encoded by the coding sequence GTGAGTAATTTGAAGGTTAGGGATCTTTTCGTTCAAGAGGGAACTAAAATATCCATTGTATGGAACAAGCCACAAATCCTGGATGACGATAAACACGTATGGATGGTTGAGCAGGGGAAGGTTTCTATTTTTTTAACAACCCTGCCAAAGGGGAATATGATTGGGAGAAAAAAATTCTTGTTTGACGTAGAACAGGGAGAACTGCTTTTTGGTGTTACTCCTGAAGGAGTACCCCCTAAAGGTTTCTTGGCCTCGGGATTAGTCGGAACCAATATTTTGCGTCTTGAGATAAACAAGCTTAGAGAGCTATTTGAAAAACAAGTATCTGAAGAAGCTGCATCTCTGGTGGCGAAATGGCTAGAAGCCCTAGCTAAAGTCAGCATTAAAGAAGAGGAGGCTCATGAAGAAACTGCTTCCGCTAAAGAGCGGTTTAATGAGCAAGAATATTTAAACGACCCAATGTACATGAAATATTATCACAGCCAGATCCTCCAGTCTGCCTATAAAATGTGGCAGGATAATTATACTATTGAAAAACAACGACTACAAGAAAAGGTGAGCTTCGATAGCAGGTTGATGGCAAACTCTATATCAAAGCTGGTAACTATAAATAGTAATGAAAAAACCATAAGCCTAAACGAGGTTAGTGGAGATAATCTGCTGGATGCCTGTCGATTAGTAGGCAGGGTCATGAATATGGACATTGAGCCTCCCCCGGCTAATAATGCTGTAAGTCAGAGTATTATACAAGTAGATGATATTGCTCGAGCATCTCGTATCAGAACCAGAGAAGTAGCTTTGACAGGACAGTGGTATAAACAGGATTGCGGACCTATCTTGGGTTACTTGGAGGAAGATGATAGACCTATTGCCTTAATACCTGCATCACCGAAAAAATACATAATGCATGACTTTGCCGCAGGAGAAAAAAAGGTTGTTGACAGGGAAACTGCTTTAAAGATTAAACGTTTTGGTTTTGTATTTTACCGACCTTTCAAAAATGAGAAGATTACCTTTAAAGAAATTATATCCTTTGGTTACCAAAGCTGTTGGAAAAGAGATCTAGTGATGATAGCTATTATGGGTATTCTTGGAGGCATACTTGGTACTGCTATTCCCCTGGCAACGGGAATTGTCTTTAGCAGCATCATTCCCGAAGGCCAAAGAGGTCAATTGCTGCAAATTGCTTTTTTTCTTGGAGCAAGTGCCCTAGCGGCTATGCTTTTCCAGCTGGTTCGATCCATAGCTGTGCTGCGCATGGAGGGCAAAATGGAGGGTTCCCTTCAGGCTGCTGTCTGGGACCGATTGCTTAGTCTGCCGGTACCCTTTTTTAAAGAGTTTTCCTCAGGAGAATTGGCTATGCGGGCTATGGGTATAACACGCATACGGATGATTCTCTCAGGAGTTACTCTAAATACAATACTCTCCAGTATCTTCTCAGTCTTCACCTTTGCCCTGCTTTTTTACTATGATATACGCCTGGCCTGGGTAGCGGCTATACTGGTGACAATGGCTATTGTTGTTATGATCTCTTTAGGATACTGGCAGGTACGTTACGAGCGTAAAGTACTAGAAATTTCTAATAATATATCAGGTATGATGCTGCAGCTCATTGGAGGAATCTCTAAATTTCGGGTATCTGGGGCAGAAAGAAGAGCCTTTTATCAATGGTCAAAGGATTTTGCGATACAACGTCAATTAACTTTTAAAAGAGAGACCCTGGCCAACTGGCTTGCAACATTTAACGCATTTTTCCCCATTATGGCCAGCATGGTTATCTTCTATACTTTGACTTCATCAAACAGCAATTTGTCACCAGGGCAGTTTATAGCTTTTAACTCAGCCTTTATTGCTTTTATGCTTTCCATGGTTTCTTTGTCGGAATCCTTAATTAGTGCAAACATAATTATCCCCTTATATCAAAGAGCCAGGCCTATCCTGGAAACCTTACCTGAATATGATGATACCAAAATCAACCCCAGACCTCTTACAGGTGCTGTAGAGGTTAGCCATGTGTCTTTTCGCTACAAAAAAGATGGGCCATTAATACTCCAGGATGTCTCCTTTCAAATTAATAAGGGAGATTATGTCGCCCTGGTAGGGACTTCGGGATGCGGCAAGTCAACTCTGCTTCGAGTATTGTTGGGCTTTGAAAAGCCGGAGACAGGGAAGGTCTATTATAATGGGCAGGATCTATCTAAAATAGATATTCGCGCTGTACGGCAGCAGCTGGGGGTTGTATTGCAAAATGGGCAGCTCATGTCGGGAAACATATTTAGCAATATTGCAGGTGCCAATCCGCATCTGACTATAGAGGATGCCTGGGAAGCTGCCAGGTTGGTTGGAATTGAAGATGATATCAGGGAAATGCCTATGGGTATGCATACATTCATAAGTGAAGGGGCAGGTACAATCTCTGGAGGTCAAAAGCAGCGTTTAATGATAGCCCGGGCCATCATTAATAAACCAAAAATTATTTTTTTTGATGAAGCCACCAGTGCGCTGGACAACCACAGTCAAGCCATAGTCAGCCAAAGTCTTGACCGGCTGCAGATTACCCGAGTGATTATTGCACATCGTCTCAGCACCATTATCAACTGCAATAAGATTATCGTTATGGATCAAGGAAAAATTGTAGAGATGGGTACTTATCAGGAGCTCATGAAGAATGGAGGTTTTTTTGCCAACTTGGCAAAAAGACAACTAGCTTAG
- a CDS encoding NHLP family bacteriocin export ABC transporter peptidase/permease/ATPase subunit — protein sequence MKWKKIAKVPTVFQMEAVECGAASLAMILAYYGKYIPLEELRVTCGVSRDGSKASNILKAARKNGLEAKGYRKEIESLKMMQMPVIIHWEFGHFLVLEGFYKGKVFLNDPSSGRRTMSIEEFSQSFTGIVLSFAPTPEFQKDKKKPSIISALKKRLKGSEIPLLYIILVGLALVIPGLAIPVFARIFVDDILLDGRSSWIIPLMIGMGMTAVLRGTLTWLQQYYLLRLETKIALVTSSQFFWHILRLPTEFFFQRSAGDLTSRMQSNDRVAKLLSGQLATTALNFVMIFFYFALMLQYNIILAVTGLVIAIINVLYLKLVSAKRVDLNSRLLKERGKLIGTGMSGLQIIETLKATGSESDFFAKWSGYQAKALNSEQELGVSSQFLTVFPAFLTGINNTIILALGGYLILEGQMTIGMLVAFQSLMASFMAPVTGIVGLGAQLQEVMGEMNRLDDVLKYPIEQEAEIEEIDLSTTDKLEGYIEINRLTFGYSSLEPPLIEDFTISLRPGSRVALVGGSGSGKSTIAKIVAGIHKPWSGEILFDGLPRTSFPRVIINNSLAMIDQEISIFQGTIRENITLWDETISEFEMIRAAKDACIHDDITARPDGYDHWLEEGGKNFSGGQRQRLEIARALVQNPRIIVMDEATSALDPLTEKKVDENIRRRGCTCIIVAHRLSTIRDCDEIIVLQRGKIAERGTHEELKDSGGIYAGLIQAG from the coding sequence GTGAAATGGAAAAAAATAGCAAAGGTACCCACTGTATTTCAAATGGAGGCAGTGGAGTGTGGGGCGGCTTCCCTGGCCATGATTTTAGCATATTATGGGAAATACATACCATTAGAGGAATTAAGGGTAACCTGTGGTGTTTCTAGAGATGGCAGCAAAGCAAGCAATATACTGAAAGCTGCTAGAAAAAACGGCTTGGAGGCAAAAGGGTATCGTAAAGAAATTGAATCTTTAAAAATGATGCAAATGCCCGTAATTATTCATTGGGAGTTTGGCCATTTTCTGGTATTAGAAGGTTTTTACAAGGGCAAGGTTTTTTTAAACGACCCTAGCTCCGGCAGACGGACCATGAGCATAGAGGAGTTCAGTCAATCTTTTACGGGCATAGTCCTGAGCTTTGCACCCACACCGGAGTTTCAGAAAGATAAAAAAAAGCCTAGCATTATTAGTGCGTTAAAAAAACGTCTTAAGGGCTCCGAAATTCCTTTATTATATATAATCCTTGTGGGTTTAGCCTTGGTAATCCCAGGATTAGCTATTCCTGTATTTGCAAGAATTTTTGTGGATGATATTTTGCTGGATGGAAGAAGCTCCTGGATAATACCACTTATGATTGGTATGGGAATGACAGCAGTTTTGAGAGGAACATTAACATGGTTACAGCAGTATTACCTGCTAAGATTAGAGACTAAAATTGCTTTAGTAACATCCAGCCAATTTTTTTGGCATATTTTAAGGCTGCCTACAGAATTTTTCTTTCAGCGTTCTGCAGGGGATTTAACTTCTAGAATGCAGAGCAATGACAGGGTAGCAAAATTGCTATCAGGGCAGCTTGCAACCACAGCTCTAAACTTTGTAATGATTTTTTTCTATTTTGCCTTAATGCTTCAGTATAATATTATTTTAGCAGTAACAGGCTTGGTAATTGCAATTATAAATGTATTGTATTTAAAGCTAGTTTCCGCAAAAAGAGTAGATCTAAACAGCAGGCTCTTAAAAGAGAGAGGTAAATTAATTGGCACAGGCATGTCAGGTCTGCAAATAATAGAGACATTAAAAGCTACAGGTTCGGAATCAGATTTTTTTGCTAAATGGTCAGGATATCAGGCAAAAGCACTAAACTCTGAGCAGGAACTGGGTGTTTCTTCTCAATTTTTAACAGTATTTCCTGCATTTCTTACAGGAATAAATAATACAATAATACTTGCCCTGGGCGGATATTTAATTCTGGAGGGACAAATGACCATAGGGATGTTGGTGGCTTTTCAAAGTCTCATGGCAAGCTTTATGGCTCCTGTGACAGGAATTGTAGGATTAGGGGCTCAGCTTCAAGAAGTGATGGGAGAAATGAATAGATTAGATGATGTACTAAAATATCCTATTGAACAAGAAGCTGAAATAGAAGAAATAGATCTCAGTACAACAGACAAACTGGAGGGATATATAGAAATTAACCGGCTAACCTTTGGTTACAGTTCCCTGGAACCGCCATTAATTGAAGACTTTACTATATCTTTAAGACCAGGATCTCGAGTAGCACTTGTAGGGGGTTCCGGTAGTGGGAAATCCACAATAGCCAAAATAGTTGCAGGAATTCACAAACCCTGGTCCGGCGAAATACTCTTTGATGGTCTGCCACGAACATCCTTTCCAAGGGTAATAATAAATAATTCCTTGGCTATGATAGATCAGGAAATTAGTATTTTCCAGGGGACAATAAGAGAAAACATAACCTTATGGGATGAGACAATCTCTGAATTTGAGATGATTCGTGCAGCAAAGGATGCCTGTATTCACGATGATATTACTGCCAGGCCTGATGGATATGACCATTGGCTGGAGGAAGGTGGGAAAAACTTCAGCGGCGGGCAAAGGCAAAGGCTGGAGATAGCCAGAGCTCTGGTTCAAAACCCAAGGATCATCGTAATGGACGAGGCAACTAGTGCCCTTGACCCTCTAACAGAAAAAAAGGTTGATGAAAATATACGACGCCGTGGCTGTACCTGTATTATAGTGGCACACCGTCTGAGTACTATTCGAGACTGTGACGAAATTATAGTCCTTCAAAGAGGAAAAATCGCAGAACGTGGTACCCATGAGGAATTAAAGGATAGCGGCGGCATCTATGCAGGGCTAATTCAAGCTGGCTAA
- a CDS encoding NHLP bacteriocin system secretion protein, producing MIKEKGLFREVSLKKLSSPEQLDQLIKVTSPKAWFALIALSCILLSAIAWGFLGSIPVKIGGQGILLNDGGVLYIKHHTSGQVIDKRFKAGDTVKKGDVLARIEVPQLVSEINNLLQELAEMEGKENTQSAQYKLLESQILQLRSELVRKSQIVSQIDGRIIELHMNKGSIVQPGESLVTLERYGETVKMEAIIYVPAEQGGIILPGMEAQISPAIVNKEEYGFMLGRVISVSEYPATMQSMMQTLDNEHLISLLVGQGAPLEVRIDLIPDYNTESGYKWSSPEGPPMSIHSGTIVQGVVITGREKPIHKVMPFLKRVNL from the coding sequence ATGATCAAAGAAAAGGGATTATTTCGAGAAGTATCCCTGAAAAAACTTTCTTCACCGGAACAGTTGGATCAACTTATTAAAGTGACTTCCCCAAAAGCCTGGTTTGCCTTGATAGCCCTAAGCTGCATACTTCTTAGTGCCATTGCCTGGGGTTTTTTAGGCAGCATTCCTGTCAAAATAGGAGGGCAGGGTATCCTTCTCAATGATGGAGGGGTTTTATATATTAAACATCATACCTCCGGGCAGGTTATTGATAAAAGATTTAAGGCTGGGGATACAGTTAAGAAGGGTGATGTGTTAGCTAGAATAGAAGTACCACAGCTTGTTTCGGAAATTAATAACCTGCTGCAAGAACTTGCTGAAATGGAGGGCAAGGAAAATACCCAATCTGCCCAGTACAAATTATTGGAAAGTCAAATACTTCAACTTCGGTCAGAACTAGTTCGTAAATCTCAAATTGTGTCTCAAATTGACGGACGCATTATAGAGCTGCATATGAATAAGGGAAGCATTGTTCAACCAGGAGAGTCCCTTGTCACTCTGGAGCGATATGGTGAAACAGTAAAGATGGAAGCAATCATCTATGTTCCTGCTGAACAAGGGGGCATCATTCTGCCCGGTATGGAAGCCCAGATCTCGCCTGCAATAGTAAATAAAGAAGAGTATGGCTTTATGCTGGGGAGAGTTATTTCCGTTTCAGAGTATCCTGCTACCATGCAGAGTATGATGCAGACTCTTGATAATGAGCATCTAATTTCGCTCCTGGTGGGGCAAGGTGCACCTCTAGAGGTTCGTATTGACTTAATACCTGATTACAATACTGAAAGTGGATACAAGTGGTCTTCCCCAGAAGGGCCCCCCATGTCCATACATAGTGGTACCATTGTGCAGGGTGTGGTTATTACCGGCAGAGAAAAACCTATCCATAAGGTAATGCCTTTTCTTAAGAGAGTCAATCTTTAA
- a CDS encoding ABC transporter substrate-binding protein, translating to MLKNTMLYQYMILCAVIIFLVTGCTQLREPQEIIIGVAWPFGTDTSLFHEGINLAVNEINDSGGINGKKLKLFKEDDGDNLVKGMAIAQSFAENKSIQAVIGHSNSYISIPASATYNNAGIVMLSPTSTAAELTQNGYKHVFRNIPNDHEIARQLAIYLAELGHGRMVIYYSDDSYGRGLANSFEDHAASQGIIIVDRFNYYNGLEDLKHLHNRWKAFGFDGIFLAKGLIGGARFIADAGQAGIKVQFAAGDALDSPLLSEIGGTSAEGTIVGSVFNPYQDRPETQKFVADFWEEYNVMPCAYAALGYDAVKMLAAAIGNSDLLDPSTVGKELRNLGKWPGAVGDHEFNEQGDNTGRLVVLKKLHAGNFEYIKR from the coding sequence ATGCTAAAAAATACCATGCTGTACCAGTATATGATTTTATGTGCAGTAATAATTTTTCTGGTCACAGGCTGTACACAATTGAGAGAACCTCAAGAGATAATCATAGGAGTAGCTTGGCCATTTGGAACAGACACCAGTTTATTTCACGAGGGAATTAATCTTGCAGTCAACGAGATTAATGATAGCGGGGGCATTAACGGTAAAAAATTAAAGTTATTTAAAGAGGACGATGGAGATAATCTTGTAAAAGGCATGGCCATAGCCCAGTCTTTTGCAGAAAACAAATCAATACAAGCTGTGATTGGCCACAGCAATTCATACATTTCTATTCCTGCCTCCGCCACTTATAATAATGCAGGGATTGTAATGTTATCACCAACCTCAACAGCAGCGGAGCTAACCCAAAATGGTTATAAACATGTCTTTCGTAATATACCTAATGACCATGAAATTGCAAGGCAATTAGCAATCTATCTAGCAGAACTAGGACATGGGCGGATGGTCATATATTACTCAGATGATTCCTACGGCAGGGGGTTGGCAAATTCCTTTGAAGACCATGCAGCTTCTCAGGGAATAATCATTGTTGATAGATTTAACTATTATAATGGTTTGGAAGATTTAAAGCATTTACATAACAGGTGGAAAGCCTTTGGCTTTGACGGAATTTTCCTTGCTAAAGGCTTGATTGGTGGTGCCAGATTTATAGCTGATGCTGGCCAAGCAGGTATCAAAGTGCAGTTTGCTGCAGGTGATGCTCTGGATTCTCCTTTGCTGTCAGAAATAGGTGGTACATCTGCAGAAGGGACAATTGTAGGCTCGGTATTTAATCCATATCAAGATCGTCCGGAAACACAGAAGTTTGTGGCGGATTTTTGGGAGGAGTATAATGTGATGCCTTGTGCCTACGCTGCGTTGGGCTATGATGCGGTAAAAATGCTGGCAGCTGCCATAGGAAATTCTGATTTGCTTGACCCCTCTACAGTTGGAAAAGAGTTAAGAAATTTAGGCAAATGGCCAGGTGCAGTCGGTGACCATGAATTTAACGAACAGGGAGACAACACGGGCAGATTGGTTGTACTTAAAAAGCTGCACGCAGGTAACTTTGAATATATTAAGAGGTGA
- the nlpM gene encoding nif11-like peptide radical SAM maturase: protein MEAKHIMPFHLFLHGDHHYVINIDGMRASSVDEATAQALTKLITDPQTLLPFHMEERLKELGLICEYPEKNKKPLKKEPVPIVSMALFLTQSCNLKCVYCYGDGGEYGTGGSMEEKTAFRSVDWLIEQSGKMKKIHIGFFGGEPFLKFGLMKSVAEYAKMKAHEVEKDVAFHCTTNATLLDDEKIAFIKEYKISTMVSFDGPREIQDAQRPYASGKGSYDIVVPKIKKLLTALPNISGHAVLVGDNDPKLIKDAMQEVGFAEVSVMPASRSLFSQDTDKKTAVRDTQALLEAIEQEADTWLALVQNKDSDGLKILKNKSILDRALVLLLHNSKRHHACGAGRGLVGISVSGEVYLCHRFVGKEEYKLGNVFEDNLFREEYQKSPAAENDVCSACFARYYCAGGCRHDNVSSCGSMAAPSEDMCRLRCREFELAASIVSSLEPKDLSFLLEHNIFTPKPCPLDF, encoded by the coding sequence ATGGAAGCAAAGCACATTATGCCTTTTCATCTATTTCTCCATGGGGATCACCACTATGTTATTAATATTGACGGCATGCGAGCAAGCTCTGTTGATGAAGCAACAGCCCAGGCTCTTACCAAGCTTATCACTGACCCACAAACACTATTACCCTTCCATATGGAAGAACGCCTTAAAGAATTAGGGTTGATTTGCGAATACCCAGAGAAAAATAAAAAACCACTTAAAAAAGAACCAGTGCCCATTGTCAGCATGGCACTTTTTCTAACACAATCCTGCAACCTTAAGTGTGTTTACTGTTATGGAGATGGGGGTGAATATGGCACGGGTGGAAGCATGGAAGAGAAAACTGCCTTTCGGTCTGTGGATTGGCTGATAGAACAATCGGGAAAAATGAAAAAAATACACATAGGCTTTTTTGGAGGGGAGCCCTTCTTAAAATTTGGCCTGATGAAATCAGTTGCAGAGTATGCAAAAATGAAAGCTCATGAGGTGGAAAAGGACGTGGCCTTTCATTGTACTACAAATGCTACTTTGCTTGACGATGAAAAAATTGCCTTTATTAAAGAATACAAGATATCAACTATGGTAAGTTTTGATGGTCCCAGGGAAATTCAAGATGCACAAAGGCCATATGCCAGTGGGAAAGGGTCATATGATATTGTTGTGCCTAAAATCAAAAAATTACTGACAGCTCTGCCCAATATATCCGGTCATGCTGTGTTAGTAGGAGATAATGATCCCAAATTAATAAAAGACGCAATGCAAGAAGTAGGTTTTGCAGAGGTATCCGTTATGCCTGCATCCAGATCTCTATTTAGCCAAGACACGGACAAAAAAACAGCAGTGCGAGACACCCAGGCTCTTCTGGAAGCAATAGAGCAAGAGGCTGATACATGGCTGGCCCTTGTCCAAAACAAAGATAGTGATGGATTAAAAATCCTTAAAAATAAGAGTATTTTAGATAGGGCCTTGGTTTTGTTGCTTCATAACAGCAAAAGACACCATGCCTGTGGTGCAGGTCGGGGACTAGTGGGAATATCAGTTTCAGGAGAAGTCTACTTATGTCACCGCTTCGTGGGAAAGGAAGAATATAAATTGGGAAATGTCTTCGAGGATAATCTTTTTCGGGAAGAATATCAAAAGAGTCCTGCAGCAGAAAATGATGTATGTTCTGCCTGCTTTGCCAGGTATTACTGTGCCGGTGGATGCAGGCATGATAACGTCAGTTCCTGTGGGTCTATGGCAGCACCATCAGAAGATATGTGCCGATTGAGATGCCGCGAGTTTGAGCTGGCAGCAAGTATCGTCAGTAGTCTTGAGCCAAAAGACCTGTCCTTTCTTTTAGAACACAACATTTTTACTCCCAAGCCCTGTCCCCTTGATTTTTAG
- a CDS encoding Nif11-like leader peptide family natural product precursor: MSVESAKKFLEKMKTDEDFNQKVKGCVDAEERMAFVKEAGFDFTMEEIKEVSENLSDDDLDAVAGGMCLTDWCSRGAIL; this comes from the coding sequence ATGAGTGTTGAATCAGCAAAAAAGTTTCTGGAAAAAATGAAGACGGATGAAGATTTTAACCAAAAAGTTAAAGGGTGCGTGGATGCAGAGGAACGTATGGCCTTTGTAAAGGAAGCAGGTTTTGATTTTACAATGGAGGAGATTAAGGAAGTATCAGAGAACTTAAGTGACGATGATTTAGATGCAGTTGCCGGTGGAATGTGTTTAACAGATTGGTGCTCCCGTGGGGCTATATTATAA
- a CDS encoding Nif11-like leader peptide family natural product precursor, whose amino-acid sequence MSIESAKAFIEKMKTDEEFSKKVQECVDAEERMAFVKEAGFDFTSEELKEVSENLSDDELDGVAGGICLTDICSKTKFI is encoded by the coding sequence TTGAGTATTGAATCAGCAAAAGCATTTATCGAAAAAATGAAGACAGATGAGGAGTTTAGTAAAAAGGTTCAGGAGTGCGTGGATGCAGAGGAACGTATGGCCTTTGTAAAGGAAGCAGGTTTTGATTTTACTAGCGAAGAACTTAAGGAAGTTTCGGAGAATTTAAGTGATGATGAGCTGGATGGGGTGGCTGGTGGCATTTGTTTGACGGATATATGCAGTAAAACCAAGTTTATATAG
- a CDS encoding sigma-70 family RNA polymerase sigma factor, translating into MIMLTQAEEKLIIAQDNDTNAFAELYKNYFPRIYNYVQYRVADFHTAEDLTSQIFEKMVAKFKYYQPEKAAFSVWLFSIARNTITDYYRSQMRSNCTSLEMTLEIATSDLDPSDIAAFNEKKQYLLKALASLSHREREIIALKFWSGCANRDIAKIIDVSESNTGVILFRAMKRLRLILESQGMKTCD; encoded by the coding sequence ATGATTATGCTAACTCAGGCAGAGGAAAAATTAATAATAGCTCAGGATAATGATACTAATGCATTCGCTGAGCTTTACAAGAACTACTTTCCCAGGATTTACAATTATGTACAATATCGTGTAGCAGACTTCCATACCGCTGAAGATTTAACCAGCCAAATCTTTGAAAAAATGGTGGCAAAATTTAAATACTACCAGCCGGAAAAAGCTGCTTTTTCTGTTTGGTTATTTAGCATTGCACGTAATACCATAACGGATTATTATCGCTCCCAGATGCGTTCAAATTGTACTTCCCTTGAAATGACATTGGAAATAGCGACATCTGATCTTGACCCTTCTGATATTGCAGCTTTTAATGAAAAGAAGCAGTATTTGCTAAAGGCTTTGGCCTCTTTGAGTCATAGAGAGAGAGAAATTATAGCCCTTAAATTTTGGAGTGGATGTGCAAATAGAGATATTGCTAAAATTATTGACGTTAGTGAAAGTAATACTGGAGTAATATTATTTCGAGCCATGAAACGGTTACGATTAATTTTGGAAAGCCAGGGGATGAAGACTTGTGACTGA
- a CDS encoding response regulator transcription factor — MKMKMKVKVMLVDDHSLFMEGLQYLLETHEINVVDTAKDGREAFTKAIALKPDIILMDIKMPECNGLDALKLIKAEMPDINIVMLTTSDEDEDLFEAIKFGASGYLLKNTNARELVAMLSNIEKGEVPLSPGLAMKIFKEFRHNNHCANFPHHAVKDSMGLPLTERQLEVLEMVARGNTYKETAATLGLTERTIKYHMGRIIELLHMENRAQLIAHAGRIGLVEGRESR; from the coding sequence ATGAAAATGAAAATGAAAGTAAAAGTGATGTTGGTAGATGACCACTCTTTATTCATGGAGGGTCTTCAATATCTCCTTGAAACCCATGAAATTAATGTAGTGGATACAGCTAAAGATGGCAGGGAGGCTTTTACTAAAGCTATTGCATTGAAGCCGGATATAATTCTAATGGATATAAAGATGCCTGAGTGCAATGGTCTGGATGCTCTAAAGCTAATCAAGGCTGAAATGCCGGATATTAATATTGTAATGCTGACTACATCTGATGAAGATGAAGATCTTTTTGAAGCTATAAAGTTTGGGGCATCGGGATATCTTTTGAAAAATACAAACGCCAGGGAGCTTGTAGCCATGCTTTCCAATATAGAAAAGGGAGAGGTCCCTCTTTCGCCAGGACTTGCCATGAAAATTTTCAAAGAATTCAGGCACAATAACCATTGCGCTAATTTCCCACATCATGCAGTAAAGGATTCCATGGGGCTGCCCCTTACAGAGCGGCAGTTAGAGGTGCTTGAGATGGTAGCCAGGGGGAATACCTATAAGGAAACTGCAGCCACTCTAGGATTAACAGAAAGAACCATAAAGTATCATATGGGAAGAATCATAGAACTATTACATATGGAAAACAGAGCTCAATTGATAGCTCATGCAGGGCGTATAGGGCTGGTAGAGGGCAGAGAGAGCAGGTAA